From Permianibacter aggregans, a single genomic window includes:
- a CDS encoding alpha/beta hydrolase family esterase: MQTVAASEYFKIQHQGVERYALVRAPASLVGTEKLPLVLVLHGGGGNAENIERMTGFTALAQRERFIVVYPEGRGRFDHKLLTWNAGHCCGPAMQQRSDDVGFIRALLLALKTQYPIDAQRVYVTGISNGGMMAHRLGFELADDITAIAPVVATLFGDERLPATPVSALIINGMQDQSVPFDGGAPGGRFPDAWDGTPALPAMAQAEFWAKANACAATVNVSNTPLFQHGRYACPPDVSLQFYFVRELGHAWPGGRKGSWRGDEPGQALDATTVIWTFFEPLRR, from the coding sequence ATGCAGACAGTCGCAGCGTCGGAATATTTTAAGATTCAACATCAGGGGGTGGAGCGTTATGCCTTGGTGCGAGCACCGGCGTCACTTGTTGGTACCGAGAAACTACCGCTGGTGTTGGTATTGCACGGCGGTGGCGGCAATGCGGAGAACATTGAGCGCATGACCGGCTTTACCGCGCTGGCGCAACGCGAACGATTCATCGTTGTTTACCCGGAAGGGCGCGGCCGCTTTGATCATAAGTTACTGACCTGGAATGCCGGTCATTGCTGCGGCCCGGCGATGCAGCAACGCAGTGATGATGTCGGTTTTATTCGCGCTTTGTTGCTGGCATTGAAAACGCAATATCCGATTGATGCACAACGCGTTTACGTGACCGGCATTTCCAATGGCGGCATGATGGCGCATCGATTGGGCTTTGAGCTGGCCGATGACATCACCGCGATAGCACCGGTAGTGGCGACGCTGTTTGGTGATGAACGCTTGCCGGCAACGCCGGTGTCCGCATTGATCATTAACGGCATGCAGGATCAATCGGTGCCGTTTGATGGCGGTGCGCCCGGCGGCCGTTTTCCCGATGCCTGGGATGGCACGCCGGCATTGCCGGCGATGGCGCAGGCCGAGTTTTGGGCCAAAGCCAACGCTTGCGCCGCCACAGTTAACGTCAGCAATACGCCGCTGTTTCAACACGGTCGCTATGCTTGCCCGCCCGACGTTTCGCTGCAGTTCTATTTTGTTCGAGAACTGGGTCATGCCTGGCCCGGCGGACGTAAGGGCAGCTGGCGCGGCGACGAACCGGGCCAAGCACTTGATGCGACCACTGTGATTTGGACGTTCTTCGAGCCACTGCGTCGCTGA